A DNA window from Halococcus agarilyticus contains the following coding sequences:
- the cysE gene encoding serine O-acetyltransferase produces the protein MLSFIDRIREDVRTAFAKDPAAKSTIEVLLTYPGLHAIWTYRIANALWKRDHRLAGRLLSHLARFLTGVEIHPGAEIGDRFFIDHGAGIVIGETAEIGDDAMLYQGVTLGGDSLEDKKRHPTLEDGATVGSNATVLGPITIGEGASVGAGSVVLESVPPNCTVVGNPAKLVGECQEDESIELGSGFPD, from the coding sequence ATGCTCTCGTTCATCGATCGAATCCGGGAGGACGTTCGGACGGCGTTCGCCAAGGATCCTGCGGCGAAGAGCACGATCGAGGTCCTCCTCACGTATCCGGGGCTCCACGCCATCTGGACCTACCGGATCGCCAACGCGCTCTGGAAGCGCGACCACCGCCTCGCCGGGCGGTTGCTCTCCCATCTCGCCCGCTTTCTCACCGGCGTCGAGATCCATCCGGGAGCCGAGATCGGCGATCGATTCTTCATCGATCACGGCGCGGGCATCGTGATCGGCGAGACCGCAGAGATCGGCGACGACGCCATGCTCTATCAGGGCGTGACCCTCGGTGGCGACTCGCTGGAGGACAAAAAGCGCCACCCGACCCTCGAAGACGGCGCGACCGTCGGCTCGAACGCCACAGTATTAGGCCCGATCACCATCGGCGAGGGTGCGAGCGTCGGGGCCGGGTCCGTCGTATTAGAGTCCGTCCCGCCGAACTGCACCGTCGTCGGCAACCCCGCGAAGCTCGTCGGCGAGTGCCAGGAGGACGAATCGATCGAGCTCGGTAGCGGCTTTCCCGACTGA
- a CDS encoding acyl-CoA dehydrogenase — protein MDFSRSTEQKQIEEMVTEFVDEEIKPRAAEIDHEDEFPHDLVDEMAELGLMGMPFPEEYGGAGLDYHSYAIGLSEIARGSGGLGTVVAAHISLAGNMLYEFGTEAQKEKYLTPLAAGEDIGAFALSEAGAGSDVSAMETVAKKEGDEYVIDGGKLWISNGSVADTVTLFAKTDPDAGNKGISSFVVRPDEDDGFHVEGTEDKLGDKGCPTAELRFDGMRIPEERRLGEEGRGFVHALKTLNGGRITIAARGVGIAQAALDEALRYSQDREQFDQPISDFQTIQHKLADMDTKLQAARLLMHQAADLKIRGEDYRKEAAQAKLYASEISREVANEGIQIHGGYGYTKDFPAERFYRDAKLNEIYEGTSEVLRNTIAQNLLD, from the coding sequence ATGGACTTCAGCCGGTCGACCGAGCAGAAGCAGATCGAGGAGATGGTGACGGAGTTCGTCGACGAGGAGATCAAACCCCGTGCGGCCGAAATCGACCACGAGGACGAGTTCCCGCACGATCTCGTCGACGAGATGGCGGAGTTGGGGCTCATGGGGATGCCGTTCCCCGAGGAGTATGGCGGCGCGGGCCTCGACTACCATTCCTACGCGATCGGTCTGTCGGAGATTGCACGGGGATCGGGCGGACTCGGCACTGTCGTCGCCGCCCACATCAGCCTCGCGGGCAACATGCTCTACGAGTTCGGGACCGAGGCCCAGAAAGAGAAGTATCTGACGCCGCTCGCGGCGGGAGAGGATATCGGTGCGTTCGCGCTCTCGGAGGCCGGCGCGGGCAGCGACGTGTCCGCGATGGAGACAGTAGCCAAAAAGGAGGGCGACGAGTACGTGATCGACGGCGGCAAGCTCTGGATCTCCAATGGCTCGGTCGCCGACACGGTCACCCTGTTCGCGAAGACCGATCCCGACGCGGGCAACAAGGGGATCTCCTCGTTCGTCGTCCGGCCCGACGAGGACGACGGCTTCCACGTCGAGGGGACCGAGGACAAACTCGGCGACAAGGGCTGTCCGACCGCCGAGTTGCGCTTCGACGGAATGCGGATTCCGGAAGAACGGCGGCTCGGCGAGGAAGGGAGAGGATTCGTCCACGCGCTCAAGACGCTCAACGGCGGCCGGATCACGATCGCCGCCCGGGGGGTCGGGATCGCCCAGGCCGCCCTCGACGAGGCGCTCCGATACTCTCAGGATCGCGAGCAGTTCGACCAGCCCATCAGTGACTTCCAGACCATCCAGCACAAGCTCGCCGACATGGACACCAAGCTCCAGGCCGCCAGGCTGTTGATGCACCAGGCGGCCGATCTGAAGATCCGGGGCGAGGACTACAGAAAGGAGGCCGCCCAGGCGAAGCTCTACGCAAGCGAGATCAGCAGAGAGGTCGCGAACGAGGGCATCCAGATCCACGGCGGGTACGGTTACACCAAGGACTTCCCCGCCGAGCGGTTCTACCGGGACGCCAAGCTCAACGAGATCTACGAGGGGACGAGCGAAGTCCTCAGAAACACGATCGCGCAGAACCTGCTCGACTGA
- a CDS encoding AzlD family protein, with protein sequence MGSALALNPAVLALVAGMAVVTYATKAGGLWLVGRVDLSERAEAGLDVLPGAVVVAFVAPALANGGVPEWIAAAATVAVARRTGNLLLSLAVGVGTVLAVRGIV encoded by the coding sequence ATGGGTAGCGCGCTCGCGCTCAATCCGGCAGTGCTCGCCCTCGTCGCCGGGATGGCCGTCGTCACGTACGCTACCAAGGCCGGCGGACTCTGGCTGGTCGGCCGTGTCGACCTCTCCGAACGGGCCGAAGCCGGGCTCGACGTCCTTCCGGGTGCGGTCGTCGTCGCGTTCGTCGCACCCGCGCTCGCGAACGGCGGCGTTCCCGAGTGGATCGCCGCGGCCGCGACCGTCGCGGTCGCCCGCAGGACCGGGAACCTGCTGCTGTCGCTCGCCGTCGGCGTCGGCACCGTGCTGGCTGTCAGAGGGATCGTGTAG
- a CDS encoding AzlC family ABC transporter permease — translation MAETDSSTERATTDRDSTDGAAAGSTPSSERGDVTFTLAGVREGFVTGLPVAVGVAGYGVVFGVLAGRAGLSVAEAGLMSATVLAGAAQLIAVELWADSVPAVTVVATVGIVNLRYLLLGAALRPWFRHLSPRAAYGSVFFTADENWALTIATLRAGSRQGAFLLGSGLVLWLLWIVATVVGVTAGDLVGDPAQYGLDFVVTALFLTLAAGLWEGRESLRPWLVAAGVALVTNAVLPGEWYVIVGALAGAGVRMVTHDG, via the coding sequence GTGGCTGAAACCGACTCGTCGACCGAGCGAGCGACGACCGACCGGGATTCGACGGACGGAGCGGCGGCGGGATCGACGCCTTCGAGCGAGAGAGGGGACGTCACGTTCACGCTCGCGGGCGTCCGCGAGGGGTTCGTTACCGGACTCCCGGTCGCGGTCGGCGTCGCGGGCTACGGCGTCGTCTTCGGTGTGCTCGCCGGCCGTGCCGGGCTGAGCGTCGCGGAGGCCGGGCTGATGAGCGCGACCGTGCTCGCGGGGGCCGCACAGCTCATCGCGGTCGAACTCTGGGCGGATTCGGTTCCGGCAGTCACCGTCGTCGCCACGGTCGGGATCGTCAACCTCCGCTATCTCCTGCTGGGGGCCGCACTTCGCCCGTGGTTTCGTCACCTCTCGCCGCGTGCGGCCTACGGCAGCGTCTTCTTCACCGCCGACGAGAACTGGGCGCTCACGATCGCAACGCTCCGGGCGGGCAGTCGGCAGGGCGCGTTCCTGCTCGGCAGCGGGCTGGTTCTCTGGCTACTCTGGATCGTCGCGACCGTCGTCGGCGTGACCGCTGGCGATCTCGTTGGCGACCCCGCACAGTACGGGCTCGATTTCGTCGTGACCGCGCTCTTCCTCACGCTCGCCGCCGGACTCTGGGAGGGTCGCGAATCGCTCCGGCCGTGGCTCGTCGCCGCTGGCGTCGCGCTCGTCACGAACGCCGTCCTCCCCGGCGAGTGGTACGTCATCGTCGGGGCGCTCGCGGGTGCCGGGGTCAGGATGGTGACTCACGATGGGTAG
- a CDS encoding DUF7111 family protein, with product MTDGTAEANGITARYTETGTERVLAFEFEGRTAAIAQNREGYAMLKVRPTVESDELERYYGFDMALDHAAELLGTAPNDLPIPESAADMGM from the coding sequence ATGACCGACGGGACCGCCGAGGCGAACGGCATCACCGCCCGCTACACCGAGACCGGCACCGAGCGCGTGCTCGCGTTCGAATTCGAGGGACGGACCGCGGCGATCGCGCAGAACCGCGAGGGGTACGCGATGCTCAAGGTCCGACCGACAGTCGAAAGCGACGAACTCGAACGGTACTACGGGTTCGACATGGCGCTCGATCACGCCGCCGAACTCCTCGGAACCGCACCGAACGACCTCCCCATCCCCGAGTCGGCCGCCGACATGGGGATGTGA
- a CDS encoding cupin domain-containing protein: MEIRSAAAVESTEAVEGVHLQRLAGGEEANVQRFTIGPGAVVPEHSHPHEQVGYVIEGELTFTVDGEERVVGAGDSYVLAGDEPHSVENRGTDQAIGLDVFSPPRDDPDWEK; encoded by the coding sequence ATGGAGATCCGTTCGGCGGCAGCCGTCGAGAGCACCGAGGCAGTCGAGGGAGTGCATCTGCAACGCCTGGCCGGTGGCGAGGAGGCGAACGTCCAGCGGTTCACGATCGGTCCCGGGGCCGTCGTCCCGGAGCACAGCCACCCACACGAGCAGGTCGGCTACGTGATCGAGGGGGAGCTGACGTTCACCGTCGACGGCGAGGAGCGCGTCGTCGGCGCGGGCGACTCGTACGTCCTCGCTGGCGACGAACCCCATAGTGTCGAAAACCGCGGCACGGACCAGGCAATCGGCCTCGACGTCTTCAGCCCACCGCGGGACGACCCCGACTGGGAGAAGTAG
- a CDS encoding DUF5800 family protein, with the protein MTVLSFDDEGVDVVYEGTEFRLERALIEDAVDKPYPEITDHEVLQIVEPDPALSGEPRRIGDITA; encoded by the coding sequence ATGACGGTTCTATCGTTCGACGACGAAGGTGTCGACGTGGTCTATGAAGGCACCGAGTTCCGGCTCGAACGCGCGCTGATCGAGGACGCCGTCGACAAGCCCTACCCCGAGATCACCGACCACGAAGTGCTGCAGATCGTCGAACCCGATCCGGCGCTCTCGGGCGAGCCCCGCCGCATCGGCGACATCACCGCGTGA
- a CDS encoding polymer-forming cytoskeletal protein produces the protein MSLRSDPLAALVVPDGTTVEEHAIVTDRDVIVGTQSEIALGVRGRNVIAGERVAIAGDVEADADCRLDTWCELGGNVLAGADAYIGERVTIDGQLVVAGDLDIGDDVTIEEGFDANGWIVIRNPVPTLVFLFTYLTHLLRIGEEDLAEDVVSEVFDEGEGEPLVIPKNADVTDDAWRVSTPAEVGSDCRLHGNLRAESITVGERTEIFGSLRARESIAVESGTTVHGDVTTRGGEVEIAADAQVRGDIACERLRLHEGAVVEGAMRARGEMTIVREENPLATDTESADRATDEDAEPASEARPPSSETVADIDGEEVAAHEESTESVESTDRTEPIQAIEPIEPAATEPAADGQGSKPPARAEPVAEAESTDEGSSSANGDDRAEAGERQTGEPSEPASAAEESNGEEPPEPAIREAESSTNEAAESAADDAEESEEPKGSFTPPE, from the coding sequence GTGTCGCTCCGCTCGGACCCGCTCGCCGCGCTCGTCGTGCCCGATGGCACCACCGTCGAGGAACACGCCATCGTGACCGACCGGGACGTGATCGTCGGAACTCAAAGCGAGATCGCACTCGGCGTCCGCGGCCGGAACGTGATCGCCGGCGAGCGCGTCGCGATCGCTGGCGACGTCGAGGCGGACGCCGACTGCCGGCTCGACACGTGGTGCGAGCTCGGCGGGAACGTGCTCGCCGGCGCGGACGCCTACATCGGCGAGCGCGTCACGATCGACGGCCAGCTCGTGGTCGCGGGTGACCTCGACATCGGCGACGACGTCACGATCGAGGAGGGGTTCGACGCCAACGGCTGGATCGTCATTCGCAACCCGGTCCCGACGCTCGTCTTCCTCTTCACGTACCTCACCCACCTCCTCCGCATCGGCGAGGAGGATCTCGCGGAGGACGTCGTTTCCGAGGTGTTCGACGAAGGGGAAGGGGAGCCGCTCGTGATTCCGAAGAACGCCGACGTGACCGACGACGCGTGGCGGGTCTCGACGCCCGCCGAGGTCGGGAGCGACTGCCGGCTCCACGGCAACCTCCGGGCCGAATCGATCACGGTCGGCGAGCGTACTGAGATATTCGGGAGTCTCCGGGCGCGCGAATCGATCGCCGTCGAGAGCGGGACGACGGTCCACGGCGACGTCACGACCCGCGGCGGTGAGGTCGAGATCGCCGCCGACGCGCAGGTTCGCGGCGACATCGCGTGCGAACGGCTCCGCCTCCACGAGGGAGCGGTGGTCGAGGGTGCGATGCGCGCCCGCGGCGAGATGACGATCGTCCGCGAGGAGAACCCTCTCGCGACCGACACCGAGAGCGCCGATCGGGCGACGGACGAGGACGCCGAACCCGCATCCGAGGCGCGCCCGCCGTCGAGCGAAACGGTGGCCGACATCGACGGGGAGGAAGTGGCGGCGCACGAGGAGTCGACCGAATCGGTCGAGTCGACCGATCGAACCGAGCCGATCCAGGCGATCGAGCCGATCGAACCGGCCGCGACGGAACCGGCCGCCGACGGGCAGGGGTCGAAACCACCGGCCAGGGCAGAACCAGTAGCCGAAGCGGAATCGACGGACGAGGGATCGTCTTCGGCGAACGGAGACGACCGTGCGGAAGCGGGGGAGCGCCAGACGGGCGAACCGTCGGAGCCAGCCTCCGCGGCCGAGGAGTCGAACGGCGAGGAACCGCCGGAGCCGGCGATCAGGGAGGCCGAATCCAGCACGAACGAGGCCGCGGAGTCAGCGGCGGACGACGCCGAGGAGTCCGAGGAACCGAAAGGCAGTTTCACGCCGCCCGAGTAG
- a CDS encoding redox-regulated ATPase YchF translates to MLSLALAGKPNAGKSTFFEAATMTEVDVANYPFTTIDPNRAVSSVRTDCPCLDREERCGNEHCRDGKRYVPVELLDVAGLVPGAHEGRGLGNQFLDELTTADVILNVVDASGGTNAEGEPVEVGDHDPVEDVDFVASEIERWLAGIIERNWETVERGSRSPGFAIDDHLAELLSGVGASEPAIAATLRALDYPADPREWTDDDRLALAREIRARTKPLVVVANKADVAPSDNLDSLSAAAERAIPATADGERALRRGAEAGVIDYDPGDSEFSVVGDLSAGQRTGLETVEDVIGEYGGTGVQRALNEAVYDLLDYITVYPVQNESKWTDGQGNTLPDAFLVPRGSTPRDLAFAVHSDIGEGYLHAVDARSNREIGDDHELAEGDVVKIVSTAK, encoded by the coding sequence ATGCTCTCGCTCGCGCTCGCCGGCAAGCCGAACGCCGGCAAATCTACCTTTTTCGAGGCGGCGACCATGACCGAGGTCGACGTCGCCAACTACCCCTTCACCACGATCGACCCGAACCGCGCGGTCTCGTCCGTGCGTACCGACTGTCCCTGTCTCGATCGCGAGGAGCGCTGCGGCAACGAGCACTGTCGCGACGGCAAGCGGTACGTCCCGGTCGAACTGCTCGATGTCGCCGGGCTGGTGCCTGGCGCACACGAGGGGCGAGGGCTGGGCAATCAGTTCCTCGACGAACTCACGACCGCCGACGTCATTCTGAACGTCGTCGACGCCTCCGGCGGGACGAACGCCGAGGGCGAACCGGTCGAGGTCGGCGACCACGACCCCGTCGAGGACGTGGATTTCGTCGCGAGCGAGATCGAGCGCTGGCTCGCGGGGATAATCGAGCGCAACTGGGAGACCGTCGAGCGCGGGTCGCGCTCGCCCGGCTTCGCGATCGACGACCACCTCGCGGAGCTGCTCTCGGGTGTGGGTGCGAGCGAGCCCGCGATCGCGGCGACGCTTCGCGCGCTCGACTACCCCGCCGACCCGCGCGAGTGGACCGACGACGACCGGCTCGCGCTCGCCCGCGAGATCCGCGCACGAACCAAACCCCTCGTGGTCGTGGCGAACAAGGCCGACGTCGCGCCCTCGGACAACCTCGATTCGCTGTCCGCGGCCGCCGAGCGCGCGATCCCGGCGACCGCGGACGGCGAACGCGCGCTCAGACGCGGGGCCGAGGCAGGCGTGATCGACTACGACCCCGGCGACAGCGAGTTCTCGGTCGTGGGTGATCTCTCGGCAGGCCAGCGCACGGGCCTCGAAACCGTCGAGGACGTCATTGGGGAGTACGGTGGGACCGGCGTCCAGCGCGCGCTGAACGAGGCGGTGTACGACCTGCTCGACTACATTACTGTGTACCCGGTCCAAAACGAGTCGAAGTGGACCGATGGCCAGGGGAACACTCTCCCCGACGCCTTCCTCGTGCCCCGTGGGTCGACGCCGCGCGATCTCGCCTTCGCGGTACATTCGGACATCGGCGAGGGGTACCTCCACGCCGTGGACGCGCGCTCGAATCGAGAGATCGGCGACGACCACGAACTCGCGGAGGGCGACGTGGTGAAGATCGTGAGCACCGCGAAGTAG